The Methanocalculus natronophilus genome window below encodes:
- a CDS encoding methanogenesis marker 9 domain-containing protein, producing the protein MMEAYERFELLVNQQIVRTPIALASMAGIVDAAYALERRGHIGAAFLGGFSIDEETILASHDLAEAGRKEFFFADPVEGIRSEVAKLKGSDIVPGINLRGKKPSSFVRLADELGDIAVYEIDAHCRQQPMIDAGCGEYYLTHHHDLCEAVRGLKKMDVCVSVKIRAGLTDEKALAEALWKAGADIIHIDLMDFGYQKIRQIRNACPLQIIANNSMHSYDRVMEQFSHGADLVSLARRSDLHTLKGLDAAIRRYADDVGWYNAPKQLCRGGDLRALTFCCMPVKECPLLPILQGIGLERKTYVQLKQAATEGTPLHQGSHTCFGSLAWCCKSSTPCMFRDMTLKQLGNSKTEYMKQKRRLAEKIMEDIFCEVPADVKC; encoded by the coding sequence ATGATGGAGGCGTACGAACGTTTTGAACTCCTGGTAAACCAGCAGATAGTTCGGACACCAATTGCGCTTGCATCCATGGCGGGAATCGTGGATGCGGCATATGCGCTTGAGAGGAGAGGCCATATCGGCGCTGCCTTCCTCGGAGGGTTCTCTATAGACGAGGAGACGATACTTGCAAGCCACGATCTTGCAGAAGCCGGGAGGAAGGAGTTTTTCTTTGCTGATCCGGTCGAGGGGATACGGTCCGAAGTAGCGAAGCTAAAGGGATCTGACATTGTTCCGGGTATCAATCTCAGGGGAAAGAAACCGTCATCGTTTGTCCGTCTCGCAGATGAACTCGGTGATATCGCCGTATACGAAATTGACGCCCATTGCCGACAACAGCCAATGATCGATGCGGGATGCGGAGAGTATTACCTCACCCATCACCATGACCTCTGTGAAGCCGTCAGGGGCCTGAAGAAGATGGATGTCTGCGTCTCGGTGAAGATCCGTGCCGGACTGACTGACGAAAAGGCGCTTGCAGAGGCGCTCTGGAAGGCCGGTGCCGACATCATCCATATCGATCTGATGGATTTCGGGTACCAGAAGATCCGCCAGATCAGGAACGCCTGCCCCCTCCAGATCATCGCCAACAACTCGATGCACTCCTATGACCGCGTGATGGAGCAGTTCTCCCATGGCGCAGATCTCGTCTCTCTTGCCCGCAGGTCTGATCTCCATACGCTCAAAGGACTTGACGCCGCCATCCGCAGGTACGCTGACGATGTCGGCTGGTATAATGCCCCAAAACAGCTCTGCCGGGGAGGGGATCTCCGCGCCCTCACTTTCTGCTGCATGCCGGTGAAGGAGTGTCCGCTTCTTCCGATTTTACAGGGAATCGGCCTTGAACGAAAAACCTATGTGCAACTGAAGCAGGCGGCAACTGAGGGGACGCCACTGCATCAGGGATCCCACACCTGCTTTGGGAGCCTCGCCTGGTGCTGCAAGAGCTCAACTCCCTGCATGTTCAGGGATATGACCCTGAAACAGCTTGGCAATTCCAAAACTGAGTATATGAAGCAGAAACGGAGACTTGCAGAGAAGATCATGGAGGACATCTTTTGTGAAGTGCCCGCCGATGTCAAATGCTGA
- the cfbA gene encoding sirohydrochlorin nickelochelatase — MAKKGLLLVGHGSKLPHNKELVESTAAFIAAKNNGYVVKSGFMSMNEPNVPDAIEAFADEDINLLVVVPLFLAKGVHILKDIPGILGLEEGKKKGSITLKGTEIPLVYADPIGSDPLLAELMLKNAENAIRDHL, encoded by the coding sequence ATGGCTAAGAAAGGCTTACTACTGGTTGGACACGGGAGCAAACTTCCCCATAACAAAGAACTTGTCGAGAGCACTGCCGCGTTCATTGCAGCAAAGAACAATGGATATGTTGTCAAATCCGGGTTCATGAGCATGAACGAACCAAATGTTCCTGATGCAATAGAGGCGTTTGCAGACGAGGATATCAACCTCCTTGTTGTTGTTCCGTTATTCCTTGCAAAGGGCGTCCACATATTAAAGGATATCCCAGGCATCCTGGGACTGGAAGAAGGGAAGAAGAAGGGATCCATCACCCTGAAAGGAACGGAGATTCCCCTTGTCTACGCCGATCCTATCGGATCTGATCCCCTGCTTGCCGAACTGATGCTGAAGAATGCGGAGAATGCCATCCGCGATCATCTCTGA
- the cfbE gene encoding coenzyme F430 synthase, with translation MPSAIISDLPMRLLILDTIHGGGVIASALREQGLSVDCVDVYRGSDGISIETAQNTRYSCCIAPVHLDPAHPLLHAGIPVISHHLAAGMLIGDNPPEPFIEITGERGKTTTAFALAHLMPERGVLHSSSGTIRYPEMEMISRSSITPASLLAPAAEARAMNGWFIGECSLGVSGRGDLGILTSDTDYRIANGKSSALAAKLEHLKTCKQLLLPDGIRGIDHPDQHRVGAIASCDDTTVTYEYKQISGSFTNPLLSLKGYQEPLTCAAAAACLLGTDPAPLARFNALPGRMRIWEENGCIFVDASNSGTNRETTREAAAYARRNHPGSPLHLVIGQDEHAVCENFADADIRMAIEEIEPDKLTIVQRNQDYDFGSRYPESDAKRSLDEAIRDAARKPGSIILLAVKTWR, from the coding sequence ATGCCATCCGCGATCATCTCTGATCTCCCCATGCGGCTGCTCATCCTTGATACCATCCATGGCGGAGGCGTCATCGCCTCCGCTCTCCGTGAGCAGGGACTGAGCGTTGACTGCGTGGATGTATACCGGGGCAGCGACGGAATCTCAATAGAGACTGCCCAAAATACCCGGTATTCCTGTTGTATCGCACCGGTTCACCTTGACCCGGCACACCCTCTTCTTCATGCCGGGATACCGGTTATCTCGCATCACCTGGCAGCAGGCATGCTCATCGGGGACAACCCGCCAGAGCCGTTCATCGAGATCACCGGAGAGCGCGGAAAGACGACAACAGCATTTGCACTGGCTCACCTGATGCCGGAACGTGGAGTTCTCCATTCATCCAGTGGCACAATCCGCTACCCGGAGATGGAGATGATCAGCAGATCAAGCATCACGCCTGCAAGCCTTCTTGCTCCTGCAGCAGAGGCACGCGCCATGAACGGGTGGTTCATTGGCGAATGCTCGCTTGGTGTTTCGGGAAGAGGGGATCTTGGTATCCTCACCTCAGATACCGATTACCGGATAGCAAATGGCAAATCGTCTGCGCTCGCTGCCAAACTGGAGCACCTGAAGACCTGTAAACAACTCCTCCTCCCGGACGGCATCAGAGGAATTGATCATCCCGATCAGCACAGGGTGGGCGCAATCGCTTCCTGCGATGATACCACAGTCACATATGAGTATAAACAGATCTCCGGATCCTTTACCAATCCTCTCCTCTCCCTGAAAGGATATCAGGAACCGCTCACCTGTGCTGCTGCTGCTGCCTGCCTCCTCGGAACCGATCCCGCACCCCTTGCCCGGTTCAATGCACTTCCCGGGCGAATGCGGATATGGGAGGAGAATGGCTGTATCTTTGTTGATGCGTCAAACAGCGGGACAAACAGGGAGACGACACGAGAAGCAGCAGCATATGCCCGGAGAAACCATCCCGGCTCCCCTCTTCATCTCGTGATCGGCCAGGACGAACACGCAGTCTGCGAAAATTTTGCAGACGCGGATATCCGGATGGCAATAGAAGAGATAGAGCCAGACAAACTTACCATAGTCCAGAGAAACCAGGATTATGATTTCGGATCCCGGTACCCGGAATCTGATGCCAAACGATCCCTGGATGAGGCAATCCGGGATGCTGCCAGGAAACCCGGATCAATTATTCTTCTGGCAGT